In the genome of Pelagibacterium nitratireducens, one region contains:
- a CDS encoding DNA polymerase Y family protein, which yields MVVARKGNILALVGADANARRQGLRPGLAFADAKARVPHLEIVEHDETADAELLEKLADWCDRYSPFVATEPPDSIVCDITGVPHLFGGEAELVADMETRLKAQGFATRIGVAGTARAARALARFGRGGIVEPGGEAHALAGLPVEALESGEKTTTGLRRAGLTTISDLAARPRKPLAARFGDAMTAALAQLIGEIDRPITPRRPLPDFVAEQRFADPIGLMEDIVAALAPLSQNLCRSLDRHGQGGRCFEAAFFRADGKVTRIEVLSGQPLKEAGVLTRLLNMRLDALADPIDPGFGFDMIRLSVLAGDDMAAIQGGLDGRAMASVEVRDLIDRLSARFGADAVQRFVANDSHLPERAARSIPAISDETPSAAWRQAGPFGVPARPLFLFYPPPLIEVIAEVPHGPPRRFLWRRAWFDIVSAEGPERIAPEWWRITSDTRARDYFRIEDAVGHRFWVFRYGFYGIGTEPVRWYLHGVFP from the coding sequence GTGGTCGTTGCCCGCAAGGGCAATATCCTGGCTCTGGTGGGGGCCGACGCCAATGCCCGCCGGCAGGGTTTGAGGCCCGGCCTTGCCTTTGCCGACGCAAAGGCGCGGGTGCCACACCTCGAAATCGTCGAGCACGACGAGACGGCCGATGCCGAACTTCTGGAAAAGCTGGCCGACTGGTGCGATCGCTACAGTCCCTTCGTTGCCACCGAGCCTCCCGATTCCATCGTGTGCGACATTACGGGCGTGCCCCATCTGTTTGGCGGAGAGGCGGAACTGGTTGCCGATATGGAAACCCGGCTGAAAGCCCAGGGCTTTGCAACCCGCATCGGTGTTGCCGGAACGGCGCGCGCGGCACGGGCGCTGGCCCGGTTTGGCAGGGGTGGAATCGTTGAGCCCGGGGGCGAGGCGCATGCTCTGGCCGGACTGCCGGTCGAGGCGCTCGAATCGGGGGAAAAAACCACTACCGGCCTGCGTCGGGCAGGGCTCACCACGATCTCTGACCTTGCCGCCCGTCCCAGAAAGCCGCTCGCGGCGCGGTTCGGGGATGCAATGACGGCGGCTCTCGCTCAACTGATTGGAGAGATCGACCGGCCGATCACCCCGCGCCGTCCCTTGCCGGACTTTGTGGCCGAGCAGCGCTTTGCCGATCCCATCGGGCTCATGGAAGATATCGTTGCCGCTCTCGCCCCGCTGTCGCAAAACCTTTGCAGGAGTCTGGATCGTCACGGACAGGGCGGGCGGTGTTTCGAGGCCGCGTTCTTTCGCGCCGATGGCAAGGTCACCCGCATCGAGGTGCTTTCAGGACAGCCGCTCAAGGAGGCGGGCGTGCTCACGCGGCTTTTGAACATGCGGCTCGATGCCCTGGCCGACCCGATCGATCCGGGTTTCGGGTTTGACATGATCCGGCTTTCGGTGCTGGCGGGCGACGATATGGCCGCAATACAGGGCGGGCTCGACGGCAGGGCAATGGCCTCGGTCGAAGTGCGCGATCTAATCGATCGGCTCAGTGCCCGGTTCGGCGCGGACGCGGTGCAGCGCTTTGTTGCCAATGACAGCCATCTGCCCGAGCGGGCGGCGCGCTCCATCCCGGCGATATCGGATGAAACCCCAAGCGCGGCATGGCGGCAGGCCGGCCCGTTCGGGGTTCCGGCCCGGCCCCTGTTTCTCTTTTACCCGCCCCCTCTCATCGAGGTGATCGCCGAAGTTCCCCATGGGCCACCACGCAGGTTTTTGTGGCGGCGGGCCTGGTTCGATATCGTTTCGGCCGAAGGTCCCGAGCGCATAGCGCCCGAATGGTGGCGCATAACCAGCGATACGCGGGCACGCGATTATTTCCGCATCGAGGATGCGGTCGGGCACCGGTTCTGGGTGTTCCGGTACGGGTTTTACGGCATCGGCACCGAGCCGGTGCGCTGGTATCTGCATGGGGTGTTTCCATGA
- a CDS encoding DNA repair protein: MNKARQIGVLREALASLDPFGETGRHGVFTLGAGPVDDALGGGLARGAVHEIYPAQAFDIAAAAGFVTGISLRAAPQAPLVWIRHRRSEMEAGALYAQGFAEMGVAGDKLFVVHVNDVADGLRASLEALRCRGLGAVIFESWGTSKHLDLTASRRLSLAAQESGVTGLVLRVMSTPEPSAAATRWQVTAAPSSDPLGMPGRATLCVRLLRQKSGPSGSSWNLEWNHETLGFAQAQALSGPVAASYRDRQIGSARWAKTG; this comes from the coding sequence ATGAACAAAGCTCGCCAGATCGGTGTGCTGCGGGAGGCTCTGGCCAGTCTCGATCCCTTCGGCGAGACCGGGCGGCACGGCGTCTTCACTCTGGGCGCCGGCCCGGTCGATGACGCTTTGGGGGGCGGGCTGGCGCGGGGCGCCGTGCATGAAATCTACCCTGCCCAGGCCTTCGATATTGCGGCGGCTGCAGGATTTGTGACCGGGATCAGCCTGCGGGCTGCGCCCCAGGCGCCGCTGGTCTGGATACGGCACAGGCGCAGCGAGATGGAGGCGGGCGCGCTTTATGCTCAGGGGTTCGCCGAAATGGGCGTGGCGGGCGATAAGCTGTTCGTGGTGCATGTAAACGATGTCGCCGATGGCTTGCGGGCCAGTCTTGAAGCCTTGCGGTGTCGGGGACTGGGAGCGGTGATTTTTGAAAGCTGGGGGACGTCGAAACATCTCGATCTCACCGCCAGCCGCAGGCTGTCGCTGGCCGCGCAGGAAAGCGGGGTCACGGGGCTGGTTTTGCGGGTGATGAGCACGCCCGAGCCGAGTGCTGCCGCAACGCGCTGGCAGGTTACGGCTGCCCCGTCCTCCGATCCCCTCGGCATGCCCGGGCGGGCTACGCTTTGCGTTCGCCTGCTGCGCCAGAAGAGCGGGCCGTCCGGCTCGAGCTGGAATCTGGAATGGAACCATGAAACCCTTGGATTTGCACAAGCCCAGGCGCTATCTGGCCCTGTGGCTGCCTCTTATCGTGACCGACAGATTGGTTCGGCTCGCTGGGCAAAAACGGGGTGA
- a CDS encoding gamma-glutamylcyclotransferase family protein — protein MNATELVLFVYGTLRDREILEGVLGRAVAQDDLAEARAHGYRTVYYPQRLYPALIGGGEWTRGRLISGLGQTDIARLDAFEGAEYRRGEIEVTTEDGTVVAQTYFPAGQIGPDSPRWSFETCTRLHGPETIGRYRSEDFHQHAKGRAQ, from the coding sequence ATGAACGCGACCGAACTTGTCCTTTTTGTCTATGGCACATTGCGCGACCGGGAAATTCTCGAAGGCGTTCTGGGGCGGGCCGTGGCGCAGGACGATCTGGCTGAGGCCCGGGCCCATGGATACCGGACCGTCTACTATCCCCAAAGGCTCTATCCGGCGCTCATTGGCGGCGGGGAATGGACCCGGGGGCGCCTCATTTCCGGGCTCGGGCAGACCGACATCGCGCGCCTCGACGCATTTGAAGGCGCTGAATACCGGCGCGGCGAAATCGAAGTAACGACGGAAGATGGAACCGTGGTGGCCCAGACCTATTTCCCGGCAGGACAAATCGGCCCGGACAGCCCCCGCTGGTCGTTTGAAACCTGTACCCGTCTTCACGGGCCCGAGACAATCGGGCGCTACCGATCGGAAGATTTTCACCAGCACGCAAAAGGGAGAGCCCAATGA
- a CDS encoding gamma carbonic anhydrase family protein, which produces MSLIGFEGQAPEIARDAGYVAPSAMLIGKVRLEQGASVWFGAVLRGDNELIAVGRNSNVQDNAVLHTDMGYPLTIGEGCTIGHLACLHGCTIGDGSLIGMGATVLNGARIGRNCLIGAKALIPEGMDIPDGSMVLGVPGRVVRALSDEEIGRLSQGAQAYDEKSARYRDSAVFLK; this is translated from the coding sequence ATGAGTCTTATCGGGTTTGAAGGGCAGGCGCCCGAGATCGCGCGGGATGCAGGCTATGTGGCGCCCTCGGCGATGCTGATCGGCAAGGTACGGCTCGAACAAGGGGCGAGCGTGTGGTTCGGCGCGGTGCTGCGCGGTGACAATGAATTGATCGCGGTGGGCCGCAATTCCAATGTGCAGGACAATGCGGTTCTCCACACCGATATGGGCTATCCGCTTACAATCGGTGAAGGCTGCACGATCGGTCATCTGGCGTGCCTTCATGGCTGCACAATCGGGGATGGAAGCCTGATCGGGATGGGGGCCACGGTGCTCAACGGAGCCAGAATCGGGCGCAACTGCCTGATCGGGGCCAAGGCGCTGATCCCCGAGGGTATGGACATCCCCGATGGATCGATGGTTCTGGGTGTGCCGGGGCGCGTCGTGCGGGCGCTTTCGGACGAGGAGATCGGGCGGCTTTCCCAGGGGGCTCAAGCCTATGACGAAAAATCGGCCCGCTACCGGGACAGCGCCGTTTTTCTCAAATGA
- a CDS encoding cisplatin damage response ATP-dependent DNA ligase yields the protein MKQFATLLETLALTPSRNRKIEALATYFRDTPDPDRGYALAVLTGALSFTHVKPARLKEVVLTEVDPHLFALSYDYVGDLGETIALIWPHKGGTRELPALSDLVELLNTTPKSELALLIAELLTSAQINERWALVKLATGGLRIGVSERLAKTALAEMSGTDLKDIEEIWHGIKLPYGDLFAWLEGRKPKPEIDHTARFHPLMLSNPIDKEKDFSNLDPADFVAEWKWDGIRVQLILGDGPASLFSRTGEDIAPAFPDLVENVFGHGVLDGELLVGTDFEPAPFNALQQRLNRKSATEKLIREYPAFIRVYDMLFDGDEDIRALPWIDRRARLQDFFAGQTQTRLDLSQLLAFSDWEQLGAIRRQGAAENGHEGVMIKLKSAPYVPGRPKGNWFKWKRDPNLVDAVLMYAQRGHGKRSSFYSDFTFGAWRGNELVPIGKAYFGFTDDELKELDKWVRAHTIASFGPVREVEKTLVFEVAFDSVQASTRHKSGVALRFPRINRIRWDKPATEAASVGEVEVLIPAT from the coding sequence ATGAAACAATTTGCCACCCTGCTCGAAACCCTCGCGCTCACCCCATCGCGCAACCGCAAAATCGAGGCGCTTGCCACCTATTTCCGCGACACGCCCGATCCCGACCGAGGCTATGCGCTGGCGGTTCTGACCGGCGCGCTCAGCTTCACCCACGTCAAACCCGCCCGCCTCAAGGAGGTGGTTCTGACTGAAGTCGACCCGCACCTTTTTGCGCTGAGCTATGACTATGTCGGCGATCTGGGAGAAACCATCGCGCTGATCTGGCCCCACAAGGGCGGCACACGTGAACTGCCCGCGCTGTCCGACCTTGTCGAGCTTTTAAACACAACGCCGAAATCCGAGCTGGCGCTGCTCATCGCCGAGCTTTTGACCAGCGCGCAGATCAACGAGCGCTGGGCGCTGGTCAAACTGGCGACCGGAGGCTTGCGCATCGGGGTGTCCGAGCGCCTCGCCAAGACCGCTCTGGCCGAAATGAGCGGCACCGATCTAAAGGACATCGAGGAAATCTGGCACGGCATCAAACTGCCCTATGGCGATCTTTTCGCCTGGCTCGAAGGCCGAAAACCCAAACCCGAGATCGATCACACCGCCCGCTTTCACCCCCTGATGCTGTCCAACCCCATCGACAAGGAGAAGGATTTTTCCAATCTCGATCCCGCCGATTTCGTTGCCGAATGGAAATGGGACGGCATAAGGGTGCAACTGATCCTCGGCGATGGTCCGGCATCGCTGTTTTCCCGCACCGGCGAGGATATAGCGCCGGCCTTCCCCGACCTCGTCGAAAACGTCTTCGGGCACGGCGTGCTCGACGGCGAATTGCTGGTGGGCACAGACTTCGAGCCCGCCCCGTTCAATGCCCTCCAGCAACGCCTCAACCGCAAATCGGCCACCGAAAAGCTGATACGCGAATATCCCGCCTTCATCCGGGTTTATGACATGCTGTTTGACGGCGATGAAGATATTCGCGCCCTACCCTGGATCGATCGCCGCGCCCGCCTCCAGGATTTTTTCGCCGGCCAGACCCAGACCCGGCTCGACCTTTCGCAACTGCTCGCTTTTTCCGATTGGGAGCAATTGGGCGCCATCCGCCGCCAGGGTGCCGCTGAAAACGGCCATGAAGGCGTGATGATCAAGCTCAAATCCGCCCCTTACGTCCCCGGCCGCCCCAAGGGCAACTGGTTCAAATGGAAGCGCGATCCGAACCTTGTCGATGCCGTGCTCATGTACGCCCAGCGCGGCCACGGCAAGCGCTCGTCCTTTTATTCCGACTTCACCTTCGGCGCCTGGCGCGGCAACGAGCTGGTGCCCATCGGCAAGGCCTATTTCGGCTTCACCGACGACGAACTGAAAGAACTCGACAAATGGGTGCGCGCCCACACCATCGCGAGTTTCGGGCCGGTGCGCGAGGTGGAAAAGACCCTCGTCTTCGAAGTCGCCTTCGACAGCGTGCAGGCCTCCACACGCCACAAATCCGGCGTCGCCCTGCGCTTCCCCCGCATCAACCGCATCCGCTGGGATAAGCCTGCAACCGAAGCCGCAAGTGTCGGTGAAGTCGAAGTCCTGATCCCCGCGACATAA
- a CDS encoding error-prone DNA polymerase: protein MSFYAELATTTNFSFLRGASHAQDMVLAALLLGHKGIGIADHNSVAGVVRAFAALEDLRKGVKLVDKVREGSGPGEYVLVERHPELDFPFTLDELQARAKSFKLAVGARLVFSDGTPDIIAYPQDLEGWGKLCRLLTRGNRKAKKGECILVLADLVFAASGLSLIVMPGDDQSGLERALKELSRVSATLWLGASMGHKSNDLRRLHHFRILAQAHGVPLIATNDVLYHAAEQRDLQDILTCIREGVTIETAGTRLEANAERHLKTPEEMERLFHPCPQAIAQTEVFLQTIDFSLDQLRYQYPEEPVPKGWAPQAWLREITWRRAELRYPDGVPAKVRSQIESELALIGKLNYATYFLTIFDIVEVARSKNILCQGRGSAANSAVCFVLGITAVDPAEHQLLFARFLSENRGEPPDIDVDFEHERREEIIQHIYETYGRHRAGIAATVISYRPRSAIREVGKALGLTEDITSRIASTVWGSWSGEGLPQKHIAQAGLDPDNPNILRAVKLATRLLGFPRHLSQHVGGFVLTQNRLDEYVPVANAAMEDRTFIEWDKDDIDRVGMLKVDVLGLGMLTCIRKAFELIGKHYDTKLGLADIKATDGDAEGVFDMLCEGDSIGVFQVESRAQINMLPRLRPRVFYDLVIQVAIVRPGPIQGDMVHPYLRRRSGQEDVEYPAPKPPYDPNELRAVLERTKGVPLFQEQAMQLAMVAAEFTDDEANGLRKAMATFRHNGTIGQFKTMMVERMVARGYDEDFAKRCFSQIEGFGDYGFPESHAASFAKLVYVSAWIKKYYPDVFACALLNSQPMGFYAPAQIVRDAREHGVEVRPVDANCSSHDNGLEETPAPYCALRIGFRQIDGFKKDWSEKLVVRREKPYGSIEDIWQRSGVPVRALTLLADADAMGTIGLDRREAAWRVRRLPQDDPLPLFAAAQGRELGEEDDMALPEMALSEHVIADYQTARLSLKAHPMAFLREQFSAQGVLSCRGLDQVRDGKMVKVAGIVLVRQRPGKGNAIFMTLEDETGIANGLMWATRFEKYRREIMASRLAVIEGQLQKSKEGVIHVIASAVYDRSDLLDSLAMSHRANPQLTRADEATHPVQQRLHGHPRNRRVVPKSRDFH from the coding sequence ATGAGCTTTTATGCGGAACTGGCGACGACGACCAATTTTTCCTTTCTGCGCGGCGCTTCGCACGCTCAGGACATGGTGCTGGCCGCGCTGCTGCTCGGCCACAAGGGGATCGGCATTGCCGACCACAATTCAGTGGCCGGGGTGGTGCGCGCCTTTGCGGCGCTTGAAGACCTGCGCAAGGGCGTAAAACTTGTCGACAAGGTGCGCGAAGGGTCGGGGCCGGGGGAATATGTGCTGGTCGAAAGGCATCCCGAACTCGATTTTCCCTTCACCCTTGATGAGCTGCAGGCGCGCGCGAAAAGTTTCAAGCTCGCGGTGGGTGCCCGTCTGGTCTTTTCGGATGGAACGCCCGACATCATCGCTTACCCGCAGGATCTGGAAGGGTGGGGCAAGCTGTGCCGGCTTTTGACGCGCGGCAACCGCAAGGCAAAAAAGGGCGAGTGCATCCTTGTGCTTGCCGATCTGGTTTTCGCCGCGTCGGGGCTGAGCCTGATCGTGATGCCTGGTGACGACCAATCGGGTCTGGAGAGGGCTCTCAAGGAACTCTCACGGGTTTCGGCAACCCTTTGGCTGGGGGCAAGCATGGGCCACAAGAGCAATGATCTGCGGCGTCTCCATCACTTTCGGATTCTGGCCCAGGCCCATGGGGTGCCGCTGATCGCCACCAATGATGTGCTTTATCACGCGGCCGAGCAGCGCGACCTGCAGGATATCCTTACCTGCATCCGGGAGGGTGTAACCATTGAAACGGCCGGCACGCGACTGGAGGCCAATGCGGAACGCCATCTCAAGACGCCCGAGGAAATGGAGAGGCTGTTTCACCCATGCCCGCAAGCCATCGCCCAGACCGAGGTGTTCTTGCAGACCATCGATTTTTCGCTCGATCAGTTGCGTTATCAATATCCCGAAGAGCCGGTTCCCAAGGGCTGGGCTCCGCAGGCATGGCTTAGGGAAATCACCTGGCGGCGGGCAGAACTGCGCTATCCCGACGGTGTGCCCGCAAAGGTCAGATCCCAGATCGAAAGCGAACTCGCGCTGATCGGGAAGCTTAACTACGCCACCTATTTCCTCACCATCTTCGATATCGTGGAGGTGGCAAGGAGCAAGAACATTCTCTGCCAGGGACGCGGATCGGCGGCCAATTCGGCGGTCTGTTTCGTTCTCGGCATCACGGCGGTGGACCCGGCCGAACATCAATTGCTGTTTGCCCGGTTTCTTTCGGAAAACCGTGGCGAGCCACCCGATATCGATGTGGATTTCGAGCATGAGCGGCGTGAGGAGATCATCCAGCATATCTATGAGACCTATGGCCGACACCGGGCGGGGATCGCGGCGACGGTGATCAGCTATCGCCCGCGTTCGGCCATCCGCGAGGTGGGCAAGGCGCTGGGGCTGACCGAAGACATCACCTCGCGCATCGCTTCGACCGTGTGGGGGAGCTGGAGCGGGGAAGGGCTGCCACAAAAACATATTGCGCAGGCCGGGCTCGACCCGGACAATCCCAATATTTTGCGCGCGGTAAAACTGGCGACGCGACTTTTAGGCTTTCCGCGTCATCTTTCCCAGCATGTGGGCGGGTTCGTTCTGACCCAGAACCGGCTCGATGAATATGTGCCAGTCGCCAATGCTGCGATGGAGGATCGAACGTTCATCGAATGGGACAAGGACGATATCGATCGGGTGGGTATGCTCAAGGTCGACGTTCTGGGCCTGGGCATGCTCACCTGCATCCGCAAGGCGTTCGAACTGATCGGCAAACACTACGACACGAAGCTGGGGCTGGCCGATATCAAGGCCACTGATGGTGACGCCGAGGGCGTCTTCGACATGCTGTGCGAGGGCGATTCCATCGGGGTCTTTCAGGTCGAGAGTCGGGCGCAGATCAACATGCTGCCCAGGCTCCGTCCGAGAGTGTTCTACGATCTCGTCATCCAGGTGGCGATCGTCAGGCCAGGCCCGATCCAGGGCGACATGGTCCATCCCTATCTGCGGCGGCGGAGTGGACAAGAAGATGTCGAATATCCCGCGCCGAAGCCGCCCTATGACCCGAACGAATTGCGTGCTGTTCTGGAACGGACCAAGGGTGTCCCCCTGTTTCAGGAACAGGCAATGCAACTGGCCATGGTCGCGGCCGAATTCACCGACGACGAGGCCAATGGTCTGCGCAAGGCCATGGCCACGTTCCGCCACAATGGCACGATCGGCCAATTCAAGACGATGATGGTCGAACGCATGGTGGCGCGTGGATATGACGAGGACTTTGCCAAGCGATGCTTTAGCCAGATCGAGGGGTTCGGCGATTACGGCTTTCCCGAAAGCCACGCGGCCAGCTTTGCCAAGCTGGTTTACGTTTCCGCCTGGATCAAGAAATACTACCCCGATGTTTTTGCCTGCGCGCTGCTCAATTCCCAGCCCATGGGATTTTACGCTCCGGCCCAGATCGTGCGCGATGCGCGCGAGCACGGGGTGGAGGTGCGGCCGGTCGATGCCAATTGCAGCAGCCATGACAATGGGCTCGAAGAGACGCCGGCCCCTTATTGCGCCCTGCGGATCGGGTTTCGCCAGATCGACGGGTTCAAGAAAGACTGGAGCGAAAAACTGGTGGTCCGGCGGGAAAAACCTTACGGCTCGATAGAAGATATCTGGCAGCGCTCGGGCGTTCCGGTGCGGGCGTTGACGCTTCTAGCCGATGCCGACGCCATGGGAACCATCGGGCTCGACCGGCGCGAGGCAGCCTGGCGCGTCAGGCGTTTGCCACAGGACGACCCGCTGCCTCTTTTCGCCGCTGCCCAGGGCCGGGAGCTGGGGGAGGAAGACGATATGGCCCTGCCCGAGATGGCGCTGTCAGAGCATGTGATCGCCGATTACCAGACGGCCCGGCTTTCGCTCAAGGCCCATCCGATGGCGTTTCTGCGCGAACAGTTTTCTGCCCAGGGTGTGCTCAGTTGCAGGGGACTCGACCAGGTGCGCGATGGCAAAATGGTCAAGGTGGCGGGAATCGTTCTGGTGCGGCAAAGGCCGGGCAAGGGCAATGCGATTTTCATGACACTCGAGGATGAAACCGGCATTGCCAACGGGCTGATGTGGGCCACACGGTTTGAAAAATACCGGCGCGAAATCATGGCGTCGCGCCTCGCGGTGATCGAGGGGCAGCTGCAAAAGAGCAAGGAGGGCGTGATTCACGTGATCGCCAGCGCGGTCTATGACCGCTCCGATCTGCTCGATTCCCTGGCGATGTCGCACCGCGCCAACCCGCAATTGACGCGGGCCGATGAGGCAACCCATCCCGTGCAGCAACGCCTGCATGGCCACCCGCGCAACAGGCGCGTGGTGCCCAAATCGCGCGATTTCCACTGA
- a CDS encoding MBL fold metallo-hydrolase, whose product MTQRDTYQTAAGPLAITPIHHATFVMEWNGETIYCDPVGDRARFTDFAAPTLVILTHHHGDHLDLETLGAVMGEDTHIIAPKIVCDQLPQDLLARTTQMANGELTRWHDISIRAVAMYNTTPDRQKYHEKGVGNGYLFDFAGTTVYLASDTEPTPEMDDLGKIDIAFFPMNLPYTMTPDQVVACITKTAPRYVYPFHYRFPFDEPAREPSDLTALMPKDSGTEIVERDWY is encoded by the coding sequence ATGACACAGCGCGATACATACCAGACCGCCGCCGGGCCGCTGGCCATCACCCCCATCCACCACGCAACCTTTGTCATGGAGTGGAACGGCGAGACCATCTATTGCGACCCTGTCGGGGATAGGGCCCGCTTTACCGATTTCGCCGCACCGACCCTGGTCATTCTGACCCACCATCACGGCGATCACCTCGACCTCGAGACACTCGGTGCCGTCATGGGCGAGGATACGCACATCATCGCCCCGAAAATCGTTTGCGATCAGTTGCCCCAGGATCTCCTCGCCCGCACAACGCAGATGGCCAATGGCGAGCTGACCCGATGGCACGACATCTCCATCCGGGCTGTGGCGATGTACAACACGACGCCCGACCGCCAGAAATACCATGAAAAGGGCGTCGGAAACGGCTATCTCTTCGATTTTGCCGGCACGACCGTCTACCTCGCTTCGGACACCGAACCGACCCCGGAAATGGACGATCTGGGCAAGATCGATATCGCGTTCTTTCCCATGAACCTGCCCTATACCATGACCCCCGATCAGGTAGTGGCCTGCATCACCAAGACCGCGCCGCGCTATGTCTATCCCTTTCACTACCGCTTTCCTTTCGATGAACCGGCCAGGGAGCCGTCAGATTTGACGGCATTGATGCCCAAGGACTCCGGGACCGAAATCGTTGAACGGGACTGGTATTAG
- a CDS encoding ligase-associated DNA damage response exonuclease codes for MTQVLDRNLHIRRIDTYVDPTLPRERAIITHGHADHARSGHQKVLATPDTIAIMQTRYGKDCAGSFQPLDFGQKLKIDDVTITLYPAGHILGSAQVLIEQDGQRVVVTGDYKRLPDKTAQPFELIPCDLLVTEATFGLPVFQHPHPSEEIARLFKSLAAHPERAHVIGAYALGKAQRVIALLRDGGYDAPIYLHGAMQRLCDLYVERGIALGELRHATEATKAELAGAIVIAPPSALKDRWSRRLPDPVLAMASGWMSVKQRARQRGIELPMVISDHVDWPELTQTVTETGAQTIWVTHGREDALVYWSRQQGLIAEPLNIQGYEDEGEEQ; via the coding sequence ATGACCCAAGTACTCGATCGCAATCTCCATATCCGGCGCATCGATACCTATGTCGATCCCACGCTCCCCCGTGAGCGTGCCATCATCACCCACGGCCACGCCGATCACGCCCGTTCCGGACACCAAAAGGTACTCGCCACCCCCGACACCATCGCCATCATGCAGACCCGCTATGGCAAGGATTGCGCCGGCAGCTTCCAGCCCCTCGATTTCGGCCAGAAGCTAAAAATCGACGATGTCACAATTACGCTCTATCCGGCCGGCCACATTCTGGGCTCGGCACAGGTGCTGATCGAACAGGACGGCCAACGCGTCGTGGTCACCGGTGATTACAAGCGTCTGCCCGACAAGACCGCCCAACCCTTCGAACTGATCCCCTGCGATCTTCTGGTCACCGAAGCCACCTTCGGGCTGCCCGTTTTCCAGCATCCGCACCCATCCGAAGAAATCGCCAGGCTTTTCAAATCACTCGCCGCCCATCCCGAGCGCGCCCATGTGATTGGCGCTTATGCTCTGGGCAAGGCGCAACGGGTCATCGCCCTGCTGCGCGATGGCGGCTATGACGCCCCAATCTATCTCCATGGCGCCATGCAGCGCCTGTGCGATCTCTATGTCGAACGGGGCATCGCACTCGGTGAACTGCGCCACGCCACCGAAGCGACAAAGGCCGAACTCGCCGGTGCCATCGTCATCGCCCCGCCCTCAGCGCTCAAAGACCGCTGGAGCCGCAGGCTGCCCGATCCCGTCCTCGCCATGGCCTCGGGCTGGATGAGCGTCAAGCAGCGCGCCCGTCAGCGCGGCATCGAATTGCCAATGGTCATTTCCGATCACGTCGACTGGCCCGAACTGACCCAAACGGTTACCGAGACCGGGGCCCAGACCATCTGGGTGACCCATGGTCGCGAGGACGCGCTTGTCTATTGGTCGCGCCAGCAGGGGCTGATCGCCGAGCCGCTCAATATCCAGGGCTATGAAGACGAGGGGGAAGAGCAATGA
- a CDS encoding superinfection immunity protein, protein MFISPAMAQSAGGTSGIDMLLGFGAFGIVLILISLIIYFIPTFIAFRRKHPNKWIIFLINFLLGATFIGWIVALIWSLLAIHITSEGKIINETKSAKAE, encoded by the coding sequence ATGTTTATCTCTCCTGCCATGGCTCAATCAGCCGGCGGTACTTCCGGAATTGACATGCTGTTAGGCTTTGGTGCGTTCGGCATCGTGCTGATCCTCATCAGCCTGATCATTTACTTCATTCCGACATTCATCGCGTTCCGCCGCAAACATCCGAACAAGTGGATCATCTTTCTTATCAACTTTCTCCTCGGCGCCACTTTCATCGGCTGGATTGTCGCGCTGATCTGGTCGCTACTCGCCATCCACATCACGAGTGAGGGGAAGATCATCAACGAAACCAAGTCGGCCAAGGCAGAATGA